AACTCAAAAGATTCTTTTCCATAATCGGTAATCACTAAACACGACTTCACATTCCCTTTAAGGTCAAAATCCTGAACCTTAAATATTTGTATATCCTGCGACCAGACACAGGCATGAAAAAAAAGATTAAAAAATAAAAGTGGAATGTAGTTTTTTACCATATTGCAAAATTACTTCTTAATGAGGCAATTAAAAAATTAAAAGTATGCATGGCCCTTAAAAATAACCTAAAGAAAATACGGCTTTAAAATTTTCGCTGAGGGGCAAAAGGAACAATATCCATAGATAGTTTCTTTCCAGAAATCATCTCGGAGACCAATTTACCAGTGGCAGGGCCCAAACTCCATCCCATCATTGCGTGACCTGTGGCAAAAGTTAAATTCTTGTATTTTGTAGAAGTACCTATGTAGGGTAATCCATCTGGTGTTACGGGCCTTAACCCACATTTGGCATTGCTTTTATCTTCTTCAGATATTTTAAGGCCCTTGTAATAGCGTGCAGCACCTCTGGCAATAGCTTCTACCCGTTCTTTTCGTATAATTTTATTTATACCCGAAAACTCCATTGTTCCGGCAAAACGTGTAAATCCTTGCATGGGGGTAACTGCCATCTTTGCTTCCATTAAAATAGCGGGCATTGTGATATTGGTCGGGCTCTCTACATTTATTCGATATCCCTTGCCCGCTTGTAAAGGTAATTCAATGTTCATCTTTTTGGAAAGTACAGAGGTCCATGAACCCGCAGCAAAAACCACTTCATCCGCTTGGTACTCATTCTTGCTGGTTTTTACCTTTGTAATTGTATCCCGACTAAAAATCATATCCAATACTTCTTCATTTTTCCGCAACTTAACGCCCACCTTTGGTAAAAAATTGACCATTCGCTCCATAAACTGTGAAGGGGTCGTATGTCCATCACATTCATAGTGGATAGCGCCCATCGCATTCAATTCAATCTTGGGCTCTATTTTTTGTAAGCCGCCATTGTCCAAGTAATTAACTTCCAATCCAAGATCTCCAGCTTTCTGTGCTACTTCCATTTCATGGTCTCTGGCCTTTTCTGTTTGGTAGAGCATCAATAGACCTCTGCGCTCTAAATGAAAATCCCCTAAATCACCAGAAGACTTTATACCTTCGTAGAGTTCCCTGCTCAACAGATTGATATCCCTGATAATGGGCATAGCACGCTCCACCTTTTCGTTTGAGGATGATTTTTTAAAGTACCAAGCCCATTTCATAAAATCCAAATCAAATCTTGGTTTCATATAAAAAGGACTAGAAGAATTGAACATGTACTTGATTCCTTTTGAAATCATTCCGGGAGACGCCAAAGGGACAATATGACTAGGAGTAATGTATCCAGCATTTACAAAAGATGCTCCAGAAGTAATATCGCCCTTATCCAAAACAGTCACCTGATGTCCTTCTCTTTGAAGGAAATAAGCCGTGGAAAGTCCTACTATTCCTCCACCTACTACAACAACATTCTTATTTGCCCCCATATTATAATACTTGAAATCCCAGTGCATATGGGTCGTCATTCGTGTCTATGGTTATGGTATTTCTTCCATAGATTTTTGCCCATCCCTTTATGCTAGGTATGATTGCTTTTTGATTCATAATCACAGTTTCCTGTTCCACTTTTCCAACAAATTTAGAACCAATAAAGCTCTCGTGTATGTATTCTTCCCCAATTTTTAAAAGTCCCTTTGCATATAGCTGTGCCATACGTGCAGACGTGCCAGTGCCACAAGGAGACCGATCTATCGCTTTATCACCATAAAAAACAGCATTTCTCCCCGACGCATTTTTATCGATTGAATCACCGGTCCATAAAATATGGGAGACCTTGTTGATATTCGGATTTTCAGGATGGATAAAGCGATTTAGATATGTAGTGTTGATTTTCTTTCTGATTTCTTGTGAAAACTGAATCAACTCACTCGCCTTAAAATCATGCATTCCTGAAAAATTTTTCTGTCGGTCAATAATCGCATAGAAATTACCCCCAAAAGCAACATCAAAAAAAAGTTCTCCAAGTATGGAAGAGTTTATCCTTAGTCCTATCTCAGCAAGATAACTTGTAACATTGGTCAATTTTACCCAAGCTACTTTGTCATTGGATTTATAGTAGTCTATTTCCACCAATCCTGCAGGCGTTTCCAATCTTACTTTTCCTTCTGTTTTTGGCTGAATCAATCCTTCTTCCAATGCAATGGTAATGGTTCCTATGGTACCATGTCCGCACATTGGTAAGCAACCGCTCGTTTCTATAAAAAGAATCGCAATATCATTTTTAGGATCATGTGGCTCATATAGGATACTACCACTCATCATATCATGTCCCCGTGGTTCGAACATTAATCCCGTGCGTATCCAATCAAATTCTTGTAGAAAGTGTTGTCGTTTTTCCTCCATCGTCTTTCCTACGAGCTTGGGGCCTCCATCAACAACTAAACGCACAGGGTTTCCACAAGTGTGCGCATCGATACATTTGAATGTATGAACTGCCATTTGTTATTATGGTATTTCAGGTCTGGTCTTCACTCCTTTCTCAATTATCGATAGAACGCGGCTCCGTTCTTCGCCTTGTAATGGCATCCTTGGCAATCTTACATATTCGGTACCTATGCCAGTGGCAACTTCCGCTAGTTTTATATTCTGTACCAATTGTGGATTTATGTCCAACTCAAGTAAAGGCATAAACCATCTATAAATTTTAGTAGCTTCTTCTATCCTACCCGCCTTGACCAATTCATAAATTGCTACGGTCTCCCTTGGAAAAGCACAAACCAAACCTGCCACCCAGCCTTCAGCTCCCATCAAAAGGCTTTCCATAGCTAGAGTATCAACTCCACATAGAACCTTCAATCGATCTCCGAACCTGTTTTTAATTCTGGTGATGTTGGTAAGATCTCTGGTCGAATCTTTAACGGCTTGTATGTTGTCATTTTTTACAAGTTCCTCGAACATATCAAGGGTTACCTCAATTTTGTAGTCCACTGGATTGTTATAGATCATTATGGGCAAGGAAGTACTCTTGGCTATTGCGTCAAAGTAGGCCAGAGTTTCGTAATCCGTTGCATTGTATTGCATTGGCGGTAGAATCATTAATCCTGAAGCCCCATATTGCTTCGCCCTTTCCGCAGCAACAATAGCATTCTTTGTTGTCTTTTCGGCTATGTTCATAATGACAGGGATTTTACCGTCAACTAATTCCACCGTATGCGCTATCAATGCCTTTTTCTCGTTATCGTCTAGCGTACTTGCTTCTCCCAATGAACCACCGAGTATTATAGCATGTACTCCAGCTTTTATCTGCGCATTAATATTTGTCGCAAACATTTGCATGTCCAATTCATCATTTGCGGTAAACTTGGTGGTGATTGCCGGCATCACCCCGTTCCAGTCCATTTTCATGAGTCTAAACAGTTGATTATTAATTCAACAATATACATAAAAGCTCTCTTAAAAGTATATGTTTTCATTTGCATTTCTTTAGTTATCTTTTGATTATTTTTGGGAGATTTTGAAAACATATTTTATGAAGAAAGTTTCTTTAATAGCTATAGGTATTGTATGCTCCTGTAACACTTCGCAGAAAACAATTTCCGAACCCTCCTCCTTAAAAAAGGAAATCGATCCTGTAGTATATGCTCAGACCATAACAGAGGAAGAATTAAAAGAGTATCTCTATACGTATGCTTCAGATGAGTTTGAAGGTCGTGAAACTGGTAAACCCGGACAAAAAAAAGCAGTTGCTTACCTTAAGGCAGCATATGAAGAATTAGAAATACCTGCGGCTAAAACAGATGGAGATTATTTGCAAAATGTACCCCTAGAGGTTGCCAAAGTTCCAAAAGGAACAGTTTTGGTTGATGGAAACACGTTTCAACTAGGTGAAGACA
The nucleotide sequence above comes from Flagellimonas sp. HMM57. Encoded proteins:
- a CDS encoding FAD-binding oxidoreductase, coding for MGANKNVVVVGGGIVGLSTAYFLQREGHQVTVLDKGDITSGASFVNAGYITPSHIVPLASPGMISKGIKYMFNSSSPFYMKPRFDLDFMKWAWYFKKSSSNEKVERAMPIIRDINLLSRELYEGIKSSGDLGDFHLERRGLLMLYQTEKARDHEMEVAQKAGDLGLEVNYLDNGGLQKIEPKIELNAMGAIHYECDGHTTPSQFMERMVNFLPKVGVKLRKNEEVLDMIFSRDTITKVKTSKNEYQADEVVFAAGSWTSVLSKKMNIELPLQAGKGYRINVESPTNITMPAILMEAKMAVTPMQGFTRFAGTMEFSGINKIIRKERVEAIARGAARYYKGLKISEEDKSNAKCGLRPVTPDGLPYIGTSTKYKNLTFATGHAMMGWSLGPATGKLVSEMISGKKLSMDIVPFAPQRKF
- a CDS encoding 4-hydroxyproline epimerase; the protein is MAVHTFKCIDAHTCGNPVRLVVDGGPKLVGKTMEEKRQHFLQEFDWIRTGLMFEPRGHDMMSGSILYEPHDPKNDIAILFIETSGCLPMCGHGTIGTITIALEEGLIQPKTEGKVRLETPAGLVEIDYYKSNDKVAWVKLTNVTSYLAEIGLRINSSILGELFFDVAFGGNFYAIIDRQKNFSGMHDFKASELIQFSQEIRKKINTTYLNRFIHPENPNINKVSHILWTGDSIDKNASGRNAVFYGDKAIDRSPCGTGTSARMAQLYAKGLLKIGEEYIHESFIGSKFVGKVEQETVIMNQKAIIPSIKGWAKIYGRNTITIDTNDDPYALGFQVL
- a CDS encoding dihydrodipicolinate synthase family protein, which codes for MKMDWNGVMPAITTKFTANDELDMQMFATNINAQIKAGVHAIILGGSLGEASTLDDNEKKALIAHTVELVDGKIPVIMNIAEKTTKNAIVAAERAKQYGASGLMILPPMQYNATDYETLAYFDAIAKSTSLPIMIYNNPVDYKIEVTLDMFEELVKNDNIQAVKDSTRDLTNITRIKNRFGDRLKVLCGVDTLAMESLLMGAEGWVAGLVCAFPRETVAIYELVKAGRIEEATKIYRWFMPLLELDINPQLVQNIKLAEVATGIGTEYVRLPRMPLQGEERSRVLSIIEKGVKTRPEIP